One window of the Rosa rugosa chromosome 3, drRosRugo1.1, whole genome shotgun sequence genome contains the following:
- the LOC133737148 gene encoding cyclase-like protein 2 has protein sequence MNNTPLLHHLVLLLLLPCTLVYTITTVTSSSANQAYPTLTEDCSVSGEDIPVPIRREVYDYGRIFDISHRYTPDMPSYGVKDGLGEFLSLGMSIKNGSDANVSVMKFSVHSGTHVDAPGHVFDHYYDAGFDVDALDLEFLNGPTLVVDVPRNKNITAEVMEALNIPKGVRRVLFRTLNTDRKLMWKKEFDTSAVGFMEDGAKWLVDNTDIKLIGLDYLNVAASVDVLPVHYAFLQGREMVLVEGLKLDGVPAGIYSVHCLPLRLIGSDGSPARCILIK, from the exons ATGAATAACACCCCCCTACTCCACCACCTCgtccttcttcttctgctaCCATGCACCCTAGTATACACCATCACCACCGTCACTTCATCCTCCGCCAACCAGGCTTACCCCACCCTCACCGAGGACTGCTCAGTGTCCGGTGAGGATATCCCTGTGCCCATACGGAGGGAGGTTTATGATTACGGTCGAATATTTGACATCAGCCACAGGTACACCCCTGACATGCCCAGTTATGGCGTCAAGGACGGGCTTGGGGAATTCCTGTCGCTTGGCATGAGCATCAAAAATGGCTCGGACGCCAACGTTTCCGTGATGAAGTTCAGTGTCCACTCCGGCACCCATGTGGACGCGCCGGGTCATGTCTTCGACCATTACTACGATGCTGGCTTTGATGTTGATGCGCTTGACCTCGAATTCTTAAATG GTCCTACACTGGTGGTTGATGTTCCGAGGAATAAGAACATAACTG CTGAAGTCATGGAGGCTTTAAATATTCCTAAAGGGGTGCGTCGTGTGCTTTTCAGAACCCTAAATACCGACAG GAAGCTTATGTGGAAGAAAGAGTTTGATACAAGCGCTGTAGGGTTTATGGAGGATGGGGCAAAATGGCTGGTGGACAACACAGACATtaaacttat AGGGCTTGATTACTTAAACGTCGCAGCTTCTGTTGATGTATTACCAGTTCATTATGCGTTTCTACAAGGCCGG GAGATGGTTCTTGTTGAGGGTTTAAAGCTCGATGGAGTTCCAGCAGGAATATATTCTGTCCATTGTTTGCCTTTAAGGTTGATCGGTTCTGATGGATCGCCAGCAAGATGCATCCTCATCAAATAA